The genomic segment AGCCGCCCGAGCAGTCCCGGCCCGCACCGGTTCCCCCGCCGGCGCCCGACCCGGCCGGACCCGCGGCGGACACCCCTTGGCGCAGGCCCACCGGCGAAGCCGCGCAGACCCCACCCGCGCCGGCCGAGCCCCCGACTGGCCCGGTCAACCCGGACCCAGCGCCACCCCGGACCGGCCTGCCCCAGCCACAACCCGCCCCGGCGCCGACCGGCCCGGCCCACCCGGTCGCCGGCACGACGGAGCCACGGCAAGGCCCGACGCCACCCCCAACCGGCGTTTCCGAGCCGCACCTCACGCCGGCGACGCCGTCGGCCGGCACGACTCAGCCTCAGCCCGACGGGCAAGCCGCGTACGCCGCGCCGCCGGCGGACGGGACGTATCCGCCGGCCGCCGCGGGTGCTCCAGCCCCGAGCCGGCCCGGCCAGGGCGTCGGGGTCACGGCCGAAGCCCCGCCGGTGGCCGGCAACGGTTCCCGGCGGCTGCTTCTGGCCGGCGCCGTCGGTGTGCTGGCCGGCGCGCTCGTGGTCGGCATCCTCTGGGCGGCCAGTTCCTTCGTCGGCGGCGGGGGCGACGACGCCCGGGCCGACGCCGCCGCGGCGTGCGGGGTCTTCGAGCGGGTGCCCGACACCTGGCAGCCCGAGACGCTGACCGAGCAGGCCACGTATCAGCTCGGCGGCGCCATCTCGCTGGCCCAGTCGGCGGGTCAGGCCGACGACGACTACCGGGTGCTGGCCGCGCAGGCCCAGCAGGTGCAGCAAGCCGTCGTGACCTTCAACCTGGATCGCATCGCTCAGCTGGTCACCGATGTCCGCAACACCTGCGACGAGCTCTAGGGTCCCGCTTTGCACGCCGATCAGCTCGACATCCCGGCCGCGACTGTGCGCGCGCTCGTCGACGCCCAGTTCCCGCAGTGGCGTGACCTGCCGCTGCGCGAGCTCGACACGCAGGGCACGGTCAACGCGATCTTCCGGCTGGGCGACTCCTACACGCTCCGCTTCCCGCTGCAACCTCGCCCCGGCGCCCGCGAGTGGCTCGTACGCGAGGCCGCCGCGGCGCGGGAGCTGCTCGGTCGCACACCTTTCGCCACCCCGGAACCGATCGCGCTGGGTGAGCCCGGCCCCGGTTACCCGCTGCCGTGGTCGGTCCAGACGTGGCTACCCGGCGTGGTCGTCACCGACCAGTCTCTCGGTGACGACTTCGCTCTCGACCTGGCCGCGTTCATGTCCGCCGTACGGTCGCTGCCCACCCACGGCCGCACCTTCACCGGCGGCGGCCGCGGCGGCGAGCTCACCTCGCAGGACGAGTGGATGGAGATCTGCCTCGAAAGGCACGACCCGTCGCTGCGCCCCCTCTGGCACGAGCTGCGCGAACTCCCCCGCGGCGACACCCCCGACGCGATGACCCACGGCGACCTGATCCCCGGCAACGTGCTGCTCACCGCCGAGGGCCGCCGGCCGGGCACCGCCCAGGCCCGGCTGTCGGGCATCCTCGACGTCGGCGGCCTGTCCGCCACCGACCCCGCCCTCGAACTGGTCGGCGCCTGGCACCTCCTGGAGCCCGGCCCCCGCCGCACGCTGCGCGAAGCCCTCGGCCCCAGCGACCTGGAGTGGCAACGCGGCAAGGCGTGGGCGTTCGCCCAGGCGATGGGCCTTCCGTGGTACTACGCCGAGACCAACCCGGCCATGGCCCGCACCGGCCTGCGCACCCTGGCCCGCATCGTCCAGGACTCATGACAGCGGAGCGGTGATCGCGAAGTCCCGGTCGACGGCCGCCACCAGCCCGGTCTTCCCCATCCGCGCCGCCCAGACGTCGAGCACACCGAGAAAGCCGATCAACTCCCCCCCGTACGCCCTCCAGCAAGCCCGGCAGCCGCGCCAACGGCACCACGATGCTCGTCTCCCCCTGCTCGACCAGCACGTCCGCTCCCTGGAACGCGAACGCGGTCTCCGGGTCGTGCCCGATCCACGGCCCCTCGCCCGCGAGCACCGACGTCCAGTCGTCCCGCCAGCTCTCCAGGCCCGCACAACAGCCCGGGACCACCACGGATCCCGTGGCCGTGTCCTCCAGCCGGACGCCGCCGCAGGCGATCAGCTTGTCGGCCGAGAAGTCGAGCACGGACGCGAACAGTGCCACCTCACCGTCGGTGCAGCCGCCCGTGAGCGGCATCCACGACCACGACGGCAGCGACGCGACCGGCCACGGTGGCGGCGTAGCGGGGTCGGCGTACGGGACCTCGATGACGGGCTGCATCCGGAGCACAGACGTTCCGTTTCTTTGACATCGACTACATCGGATGGTGGGGTGGTGATCGTGAAGGGTCAAGTGGTGCACTCTCCCACCGGCGAGCGTGTCGTTCTGGACGACGTCGGGCAGGCGGTGCTGTTCGACAACGACGTGGTCCGCGTGTGGGACGTCGCCCTGCCGCCCGGTGAGACCCATCCGTGGCACCTGCACCACAACCCGTACGTGGTGCTCTCGATCTCGGGTTCCGAGGCGCGCATGGACTGGCTGGACGGCAGCGAGCCGCGTTTCCTGAACGAGTATCGCGGCGGCTCGGTCTACCGGCCGCTCTCGCCGGTGCACCGGCTGACCAATATCGGGCAGCGGTTCTACCAGAATCGGCTGGTCGAGCTCAAGGACCTGGGCGAGAACCGGCCCGAGCCGCACGACATCGGGGCCGGTGACCGCAGCGTCGAGGGGCAGCGGCCGGGCCCGGCCACCGCGGACGGGCGGCTGCCGGTGATCGCGCACCCGCATGTGAGCGTGTGGACGGTCGAGGTCGGCGCGGACGAGGCCCGCAAGCTCGACCTGAGCGACCGCCCGCACGTGCTCGCCGAACTGGCCCGCGACGGCGCGGCCGCCTACCACCCGGGCGGCCCGCTCACGCTGACCGGCCCGGGCGAATGGTTCGTCGTGGAGCTCACCTACTAGACGGTGAACACCTCGAAGCCGGTTGCGTACTTGACGCCCATACGTGCGCCGGTCTGACGGGCGAACCCTTCGAGGAACTCCTCCGCGTCGAAGTCGCCAGAGCCGAGTCCGCGCAGGTAGGCGTCGTGCGTCAGCAGCGACCGCACGCCCAGCTCGAACGTGCCGGTGATGTCGGCGCCGTGCCGCGCCCGGGGCGATCCGCCCGCCCACACCTGCTTGACGCCGTCCCACTTGTCCAGGCCGAGGTCGCGGAACACCCAGCGGTTGGCGGCATCCCGTACGGCGTCGAGCACCGCCCGCTGTTCGTGATCACGATCCCCGGCCGGTGCTCACCTCATACTTGCGCGCGAGTGCCCGCACTGTCATGCCAGCGCGGGAGTCTCGTCGAATCGCCGCAACAGGTCGACCTTCGACATCGGGCATCGGCGGGCTCCCGTCCAGACCAGCCGATGCTCCCGCCTGTCACGGTGGGCCCGAAACTGGCGAACATCGAATCCACCCGATCGAGGTGGGCCCTAACTGGGAGACAAATCCCTGCTCATGGGCCTTCCCGCCCCGCATCCGGCTCGACGACGGTGATCACCACCAGTAGTTGTCCTGCGGCAGGTAAGGGGTCTCCAAATCGGCGATCTCGCTCTCCGTCAGATGCACCTCAAGAGCAGCGACGGCGTCCTGCAGATGATGCGGCTTGGTGGCGCCCACGATCGGGCAGGACACGACCGGCTTGGACAGCAGCCAGGCCAGCGCCACCTGGGCCATTGCGACGCCGCGCGCCTCCGCGACTTTCTGGATCGCGTGCACCACCGGCTCGTCGACGTCACGGTCGAACGCCTTGGCCACGTTGTCCGACGACGACCGGGCCGTCTGCTGACCCCACGGCCGGGTCGCCCGGCCCTTGGCCAGCGGCGAGTACGGCGTCAGGCCGACACCCTGATCCAGACACATCGGGATCATTTCCCGCTCTTCCTCGCGTTTGAGCACGTTGTACTGATCCTGCATCGCCGCGAACGTCGTCCACCCGTTGACCACAGCGGCGTACTGCGCCTTCGCGAACTGCCACGCCCACATCGATGACGCACCCAGATAGCGCACCTTGCCGGCCCGGACCAGGTCGTCGAGGGCCTGCATCGTCTCCTCGACCGGGGTCTCCGGGTCGAACCGGTGGATGTAGTAGACATCGATGTAGTCGGTGCCCAGACGGCGCAGCGACGCTTCGGCCTGCTCCAGGATCGCCTTGCGGGACAGACCGCTGCCGCCGGGGCCGTCGTGCATCTTCCCGCTGACCTTGGTGGCCAGCACGATCTCCTCACGCCGGGAGAACCGGGTGATCGCCCGCCCGACGAACTCCTCCGAGGTGCCGCCCTGGTAGACGTTCGCGGTGTCCCAGAATGTCACACCCAACTCGACGGCCTGTCGGAAGAACGGCGCCGCGGCCTCCTCATCCAAGGTCCACTGATGCATGCCGGCCGCAGCCTGGCCGTAACTCATGCACCCCAGCCCGATACGGCTCACCCTCAGCCCGGTCCGGCCCAGCCGCGTGAACTCCACCGCGGTTCCTCCTCTATCAGCCAGCACGACCCCCACGAGCACCATCGGCACGCCGCGGCCACACCGCCCAGCCTCGCACGTGAAGCCGGATTTCACCGGCAGCGCCGAACCTCCGCCCGGGACCGCGCAGGCCGAGTGGGTCCGAAACTGACGGACACAAGAAATGGCCAATAGCCCCTGGGCCCCATGATCACAGACAACTGGTACCCGAGCAGACGCACAAAGCCAGGCGCCGGCCGCGGAAAACCACCAACCTCGGGCAGCCACCAGCCACCAGCCACCACCTACGCGCAACAACACCGCCAACACAGCAACCGCCCCGACCGCCGGTTGCCCTTTCCTGAAGCGCACGGGCTGCCCTGCCGGACGCGATAACCGCCAACGTCACGCAACCGCCAGCCCTTACCTGCGCGCACAAATACCGCCAACACAGCAACCGCCCCGACCGCCGGTTGCGCACAACCGCCAACTTCACGCAACGGCCAGCCCTACTTGCGCACACAAATACGCCAACAGCAACCGCCCCGACCGCCGGTTGCGCACAACCGCCAACTTCACGCAGCCGCCGGCGGCTAGCGCGCAATAGATGCCGTCGACAAAACGACCGCCCGCCGTCAACCGGGCAACAACCGCCGACTTGCGCGGGCGCAGGCCGTCGCCTGCACGTTATGAACGCCGACATCGCTTTGAGTCACGGCGCCAATTGCGCAACCACCGCCAACTCCGCGCCGCCGCCGGCCGCCATCTACGCGCACTAAACGGCGGCACCGCTTCACGTCGCGGTGCCACCTGCACGCAACTGCCGGCGACGGACACCCGACCGTCCTCGCCGCCGCCTTCGTGCACCAAGCGCCACTGAACGCACGGGTCCGATCGCCGCATACGTGCACCAAGCGCCACTGAACGCACGGGGTCCGATCGCCGCATACGTGCACCTGACGCCACGGCCATACTGCGCACGACTGCGCAACCACGTTCATCGCAGGCGCATCGAGTGTGCGCGTCATGTGGTCTTGCCGGCCGCGCGCAGTCGGGCGGCCAGCACCGAGCAGCGGTCGCGCAGTTCCGGTGGGTCGAGGACCTCGAAGTCGTGGCCGAGCAGCACCATGTGCATGAGGATGAAGTCGAGGTCGGCCGCCCCGCTGGTCACTTCGCACGTGGTGGCCGTCTTCGCGCGCACCACCGCCGCCGACGCCGGGATCAGGGCGCGGATGGTGGCCGCAGCCGCCCGTACGAGAAAATGCCCTTGATAGCGGTAGACCCGGCTCGACACACTCTCCTGCACGAACTCCGCAGCGTCCGGCGTCTCACGCCGCACGAACCGCCACGACAGCTCCGCAATGCCGGACATGCGGTCGAGGCGGAACGTGCGCCAATCCTCCCGGCCGAGGTCGAAGGCCAGCAGGTACCACCGCCGGTCCGACGCGACCAGCTGATACGGCTCCACCCGCCGCTCGGCGTCCCGGTAGGCGAAACGCACAGCGACCGCGTCGCGGCAGGCCCGCGCGAGGGTCATGAGCGCTTCCGAGTCGATCTCCGGCCGCCCTCCCCCGAACGACGACACCGAACCGGCCAGTGCCCGCACCTCGTGGCGCAGCCGGGTCGGCAGCACCCGGTCCAGTTTGGTCAGCGCCCGCAGCGCCGCGTCCCCACTTTCCGCCCCGGCCAGCAGCGCGACGGCGGTCGCGATGGCCTCCTCGTCGTCGAGCAGCAACGGCGGCAGTTCCTGCCCGGCCCCGAGCTGATAACCACCCCCGGGCCCCTGCCCGGCGTTCACCGGATAACCCAGGACGCGCAACCGTTCGACGTCGCGCCGGACCGTGCGCGTGGTGACACCGAGCCGCTCGGCCAGTTCGGGCCCGGTCCACACCCGCCGCTGCTGCAGCAGTCCGAGCAGGGCCAGCACCCGCTCGGTCGTCCCCATGTCGTCCACGCGCACACTCTTGCAGAGTTTGCGGACCGATCCTGTCCTCGTTCCATGTCAGGGTGGGCCCATGCACGCATTCGACTGGAACCAGACGCTGCGCGAGCAGTTCGAGTGGCACTGGAACAATCAGCTTCGCGCACGTCTGGACGGACTGACCGACGACGAATACTTCTGGGAGCCCGTCCCCGCCGCGTGGAACGTGCGGCTGCGCGGCACCTCGACCGCGCAGGTGCAGGCGGGCAGCGGCGCCCACACGATCGACTTCGCGTTCCCGCAGCCCGAGCCGGCCCCGGTCACGACCATCGCGTGGCGTCTCGGGCACGTCATCGTCGGAGTGCTCGCCGTGCGCAACTTCGCTCACTTCGGGGCGCCCGAGGCCTCGTACGAGAAATGGGATTATGCCGCCACTGCGGACGAGGCCCTTGCGCAATTGGATGAGCAGATCGGCGTGTGGCTGGCCGGAGTGCGCAACCTCGAACAAGATGGGCTGCGCGAACCGTGCGGTCCGGCCGAACCCTACCCCGACGCGCCGATGGCCACGCTCGTCCTGCACATCCACCGTGAACTGATCCATCACCTGTCCGAGGTCTGCCTGCTGCGCGACCTCCATCTCCGAAAGGCCACCCGATGAGCCGCACGATTCAGGTCACGTTCGACGCCCACGACCCCCGGACGCTGTCCATCTTCTGGCGTGATGCGCTCGGTTACGTGCACCCCGGCCCGCCCGGCGTCACGGTCGAGCCGGGCACCGATCCGTTGGACGCCTGGGACGATTTCCTCGAACGCAACAACGTGTCCCCGGAGCGCCGCAACGCCGCG from the Paractinoplanes abujensis genome contains:
- a CDS encoding phosphotransferase; its protein translation is MHADQLDIPAATVRALVDAQFPQWRDLPLRELDTQGTVNAIFRLGDSYTLRFPLQPRPGAREWLVREAAAARELLGRTPFATPEPIALGEPGPGYPLPWSVQTWLPGVVVTDQSLGDDFALDLAAFMSAVRSLPTHGRTFTGGGRGGELTSQDEWMEICLERHDPSLRPLWHELRELPRGDTPDAMTHGDLIPGNVLLTAEGRRPGTAQARLSGILDVGGLSATDPALELVGAWHLLEPGPRRTLREALGPSDLEWQRGKAWAFAQAMGLPWYYAETNPAMARTGLRTLARIVQDS
- a CDS encoding aldo/keto reductase, coding for MEFTRLGRTGLRVSRIGLGCMSYGQAAAGMHQWTLDEEAAAPFFRQAVELGVTFWDTANVYQGGTSEEFVGRAITRFSRREEIVLATKVSGKMHDGPGGSGLSRKAILEQAEASLRRLGTDYIDVYYIHRFDPETPVEETMQALDDLVRAGKVRYLGASSMWAWQFAKAQYAAVVNGWTTFAAMQDQYNVLKREEEREMIPMCLDQGVGLTPYSPLAKGRATRPWGQQTARSSSDNVAKAFDRDVDEPVVHAIQKVAEARGVAMAQVALAWLLSKPVVSCPIVGATKPHHLQDAVAALEVHLTESEIADLETPYLPQDNYWW
- a CDS encoding helix-turn-helix transcriptional regulator encodes the protein MGTTERVLALLGLLQQRRVWTGPELAERLGVTTRTVRRDVERLRVLGYPVNAGQGPGGGYQLGAGQELPPLLLDDEEAIATAVALLAGAESGDAALRALTKLDRVLPTRLRHEVRALAGSVSSFGGGRPEIDSEALMTLARACRDAVAVRFAYRDAERRVEPYQLVASDRRWYLLAFDLGREDWRTFRLDRMSGIAELSWRFVRRETPDAAEFVQESVSSRVYRYQGHFLVRAAAATIRALIPASAAVVRAKTATTCEVTSGAADLDFILMHMVLLGHDFEVLDPPELRDRCSVLAARLRAAGKTT
- a CDS encoding DinB family protein — translated: MHAFDWNQTLREQFEWHWNNQLRARLDGLTDDEYFWEPVPAAWNVRLRGTSTAQVQAGSGAHTIDFAFPQPEPAPVTTIAWRLGHVIVGVLAVRNFAHFGAPEASYEKWDYAATADEALAQLDEQIGVWLAGVRNLEQDGLREPCGPAEPYPDAPMATLVLHIHRELIHHLSEVCLLRDLHLRKATR